Below is a window of Candidatus Hydrogenedentota bacterium DNA.
GCCTTGAGGCGCAGCTTCTTGCGTTCGAGGTCGGTCAGACCGGGGTCGGCATTGTACTCCGCCTGGTAGTACTTTGTGAGTTGATACCCGGTCTTCGTCTGGGCAAGCTCACACACGCGGACGGCGCTGGCGCCAAGGTCCAATACCAGCCGCCGTTTCCGGCCTCGTTTCCAAGTGGCCATACGTCTGCCGCCGACTCCAGGCATCCGTCACGGATGCCTTCCGTATCCCTTGTCACGCGGAACCGTCCGCGAGGTCCACGGGGACCATCACGGTGAATACTGTGAACAAAGCACAAGTCCGAAAATTCGTAAACCGTTGTCGTTGATTGTAGTATAGTATAAAATTCTTGTCAAGACATAATCTTCTTGACAATAATTTCCCTCGTTCGCCTTATTTCCTCGCCTGCGACCGTCAGGGGCCTGCCGCACCGTCCGGTTCGCTGGGAAGGTCCATTACACACCGGAATCCGTAGTCCTTGCGCGTGGCGTCCATCCGGTCAAAATGACGCCGTGCGCACCGCGCCTCAAAGCGCTGCGCCAGGAAGGAACCACCTCGCAACACACGGTACACCTGGCCGTAATCCTTGGTAATTAGTTCATTACCCGGATAGGCCTCGTACCAGTTCGAGGTCCACTCATAGACATTTCCCGCCATGTCCAGGCACCGGTAAGGCGACGCGCCCAGCAGGTAGCGGCCGCACCGGACCGGCTTATGGACGGTTGATTCTTCCACATTGCACACCTGATTGTCGAACACGCTTCCCCAGGGGTACTCCCGGCCGTCGGTGCCGCGGGCGGCTTTTTCCCACTCGGCCTCCGTGGGAAGGCGTTTGCCAACGCGGGCGGCGAATTCCGTGGCCTGATTGAAGGAGACACCGGCTATGGGGAAGAAATCCTGGCCCTCGGGGAATTGGTGGCTGGGAAAGACCTTCTGGAATTCGGCGTTGGTCACCTCATGCCGGTCAATGTAGTACGCTTCCAGGTGCACTTCGCGCTGCGGCGCCTCATCCGGCGCGGAGCCATTCTGCCCCATGAGGAAGGGTCCCGCGGGCACGAGGACCATGCCCTCGGGCGCCTCGCCGGGCGGCATCTGCAGTTCGACTTTGCGGTCTTCGTTCGCGCCGAGGACAACGACCTCGTCGGCCCGCAGATAGCCGCCGCGCTGGACGGCGACGACATAGGTGCCGGGGGCCAGCTTGAAGCGCGCGGGCGTCTTGTCGGTTTGCCGCTGTTCATCGACCCAGATGGCGGCGCCGGTGGGGCGCGACGAGACCGTGAGCGTAGCCTGGACCGGCGTGAGTTCATGGTGATACTGGTACGGGTTATTGGCGAGCACGTCGATGTCTTTGGCCGTGGGCAGGTAATTCTCGTGGCGCAATTCGTAGGTGTGCGGGCCAATCGGAATCTCGTAGTTGACCAGCGGCGTCGTGCCGACCACCTGGCCGCCGTCGAGC
It encodes the following:
- a CDS encoding SUMF1/EgtB/PvdO family nonheme iron enzyme, which gives rise to MLSYARQSMHAAAVVCVFALCLACGGPEAPARGGALTLASEPPGAMVTVKSQDCGVTPLRLTGLDAGKTTIMLTLDGYERTYETLTVKPGDNGTHTVVLKPLVGFLSLTSEPTGADVVLDGGQVVGTTPLVNYEIPIGPHTYELRHENYLPTAKDIDVLANNPYQYHHELTPVQATLTVSSRPTGAAIWVDEQRQTDKTPARFKLAPGTYVVAVQRGGYLRADEVVVLGANEDRKVELQMPPGEAPEGMVLVPAGPFLMGQNGSAPDEAPQREVHLEAYYIDRHEVTNAEFQKVFPSHQFPEGQDFFPIAGVSFNQATEFAARVGKRLPTEAEWEKAARGTDGREYPWGSVFDNQVCNVEESTVHKPVRCGRYLLGASPYRCLDMAGNVYEWTSNWYEAYPGNELITKDYGQVYRVLRGGSFLAQRFEARCARRHFDRMDATRKDYGFRCVMDLPSEPDGAAGP